A single region of the Deltaproteobacteria bacterium genome encodes:
- the rpsU gene encoding 30S ribosomal protein S21: MPGIVVGNNESIDSALKRFKKQVEKGGVLSEVRRREFYEKPSEKKKKKLFAAKKRIVKRSRRN; the protein is encoded by the coding sequence ATGCCAGGAATTGTGGTCGGAAACAATGAGAGCATAGACAGTGCGCTTAAAAGATTTAAAAAGCAGGTTGAAAAAGGAGGTGTTCTGTCCGAGGTCAGAAGACGGGAGTTCTATGAAAAGCCGAGCGAGAAGAAAAAGAAAAAGCTTTTCGCCGCGAAAAAGCGCATTGTAAAACGCTCGAGAAGAAACTAG
- a CDS encoding divergent polysaccharide deacetylase family protein, which yields MPKTPKKKNKTTRPYKRRRSKGSRTGRIFALTFGFIVLISLSLYGFYYLKNNTSSDPGGPSASQISGLIGDADDNIAGAFFDLGISLKDVKSKKVYKKEKEGVSWEYKEIRVGVPQGPSEEELKSVFSKYLSKTPALQQKFGSAGNSLTAEIKINDYDTHRITFAFPAQKPAPEKIVKDGAIPEPKSADVGETPDSSKVLPYSTSIRPKVVIIVDDIGVNKKQIDALLELPGPVTFAVLPNLSYSDYAAEMARNEGWEVILHLPMEPKESSGYVAADAGESVLLVGVSKKDILAKLNENLSSVPYVRGVNNHMGSKFMQSEELMKLVLKEIKGKGLFFVDSMTSSDSVGYETAAKMGMKTTKRDLFLDDSSKGSGYVKSQIEKLVKISEKKGYAIGICHPYPDTIKALSEMLPQIKNKVELTTVSNILDDRREVSER from the coding sequence TTGCCTAAAACGCCCAAAAAGAAGAATAAGACAACAAGACCGTACAAAAGGAGAAGAAGCAAGGGTAGCCGAACCGGAAGAATATTCGCGCTCACATTCGGATTTATCGTCCTGATCTCGCTCAGCTTATACGGGTTTTATTATCTAAAAAATAATACGTCCTCCGATCCCGGAGGGCCTTCCGCTTCACAAATCAGCGGACTTATAGGCGATGCCGACGACAACATAGCCGGAGCTTTTTTCGATTTGGGGATTTCCCTCAAAGACGTCAAATCCAAAAAGGTTTATAAAAAAGAGAAGGAAGGGGTCAGCTGGGAATATAAAGAAATTAGAGTAGGGGTTCCGCAGGGGCCTTCCGAAGAGGAATTAAAATCAGTTTTCAGTAAATATCTATCGAAGACGCCTGCTTTGCAGCAGAAGTTCGGCAGTGCCGGAAATTCGCTGACTGCCGAAATAAAAATTAATGATTACGACACCCACCGAATCACATTTGCGTTTCCCGCGCAGAAACCTGCACCGGAAAAGATTGTAAAAGACGGGGCGATTCCCGAGCCGAAAAGTGCGGACGTCGGGGAGACCCCGGATAGCTCGAAAGTGCTGCCATACAGTACGTCAATCAGGCCCAAGGTCGTAATTATAGTTGATGATATCGGTGTAAACAAAAAGCAGATCGACGCGCTTCTCGAATTGCCGGGACCCGTCACGTTTGCCGTTCTGCCCAATCTCTCTTATTCGGATTATGCGGCGGAAATGGCCAGGAACGAGGGTTGGGAAGTGATTCTTCATTTGCCCATGGAGCCAAAGGAGTCTTCCGGTTACGTCGCAGCAGACGCCGGGGAGAGCGTTCTGCTTGTTGGTGTCTCAAAGAAGGATATTCTGGCAAAGCTCAATGAGAATCTGTCATCCGTGCCTTATGTCAGAGGAGTCAATAACCATATGGGGTCAAAGTTCATGCAAAGTGAAGAACTCATGAAGCTGGTTCTGAAGGAAATAAAGGGCAAGGGGCTGTTTTTTGTGGACAGTATGACTTCGAGCGACAGCGTGGGTTACGAAACAGCGGCAAAAATGGGGATGAAAACCACAAAAAGAGACCTGTTCCTGGATGATTCATCCAAGGGGTCCGGTTACGTTAAATCCCAGATTGAGAAACTGGTAAAGATTTCCGAAAAAAAGGGTTACGCGATCGGAATTTGTCACCCGTATCCGGATACGATAAAAGCGCTTTCCGAGATGCTTCCCCAAATTAAAAACAAGGTTGAATTAACGACAGTTTCCAATATTTTAGACGACAGGAGAGAGGTCAGTGAAAGATAG
- a CDS encoding S41 family peptidase yields the protein MKINRIIIVLLLLVFGYTGAFADDATYKGLSNFTRVLDLIQRNYVEEVGSEELTNSAIDGMLKTLDPYSAYLSPERYRELEIGTSGEFGGVGMEVSVENGVLTVIAPIEGTPAERAGIKPRDQIIEIEGKPTEGMVVQEAVKLLRGPKGTPVNVTIRREGEPEPRVVTLVRDKITVKSVKPELLENNIGYIKLTQFQENTSQELKSAIDELQARNGGDLNGIILDLRNNPGGLLAEAIDVVDEFIDKGLIVSVKGRDENQSREYFATKNGSFQRFPIVVIVNEGSASASEVVAEALQDSKRAVILGTKTFGKGSVQTIIKLEDGSGLKLTTAKFYAPSGRSINEVGVTPDITVQNDNDHDKQLERAVNILKTSGVNTAIPKG from the coding sequence ATAATTGTTCTGCTCTTGCTCGTCTTTGGCTATACCGGGGCTTTTGCGGATGACGCAACGTATAAAGGACTTTCAAACTTCACAAGGGTTCTGGACCTGATCCAGAGAAACTACGTCGAGGAAGTCGGTTCCGAGGAGCTTACAAACAGCGCCATCGACGGTATGCTGAAGACACTCGACCCTTATTCCGCTTATCTGAGTCCGGAGCGTTACAGAGAGCTTGAAATAGGCACTTCCGGTGAGTTCGGCGGAGTGGGAATGGAGGTATCGGTCGAGAATGGCGTGCTTACCGTAATCGCCCCCATAGAGGGAACCCCTGCCGAAAGGGCGGGTATAAAGCCCAGGGATCAGATAATAGAAATCGAAGGCAAGCCTACAGAGGGTATGGTCGTTCAGGAGGCGGTAAAGCTGCTCAGAGGGCCAAAGGGAACCCCGGTCAACGTTACCATAAGAAGGGAAGGGGAACCCGAGCCGAGGGTTGTCACCCTTGTAAGGGACAAAATTACGGTTAAGAGTGTAAAGCCCGAGCTTCTCGAGAACAACATCGGCTATATAAAGCTTACTCAGTTTCAGGAGAATACATCACAGGAATTGAAGTCTGCGATCGATGAGCTTCAAGCTCGGAACGGCGGGGATTTAAACGGTATAATACTTGACCTCAGGAACAATCCCGGAGGACTGCTTGCAGAAGCAATTGACGTAGTTGATGAATTCATAGACAAGGGCCTTATAGTTAGCGTTAAAGGAAGGGATGAGAATCAGTCAAGAGAATACTTTGCGACTAAAAACGGCAGTTTCCAGCGGTTTCCGATTGTCGTCATCGTAAACGAAGGCAGCGCGAGCGCATCCGAAGTTGTCGCTGAAGCCCTTCAGGACAGCAAAAGGGCGGTAATCCTCGGCACCAAAACATTCGGGAAAGGGTCCGTTCAGACGATAATCAAGCTCGAAGACGGCTCGGGACTTAAACTCACGACGGCTAAGTTTTACGCGCCGAGCGGTAGATCGATAAATGAAGTGGGAGTTACGCCCGATATCACCGTCCAGAATGACAACGACCACGACAAGCAGCTTGAGCGCGCGGTCAATATTTTAAAAACCTCCGGTGTAAATACAGCGATTCCCAAGGGATAG